A genomic region of Nostoc sp. UHCC 0702 contains the following coding sequences:
- a CDS encoding caspase family protein, producing MPGIPSDPPDLHYRLRNALLECEQFKSNDKLISVFNSYEYLRPWRFRVPQANNIASRVDNVIGFLVNETHSNSQNALVLLLRSLSNLIDKDDQRHQQLADLAVELKNALESTSTRSQPQPTNQPEKNFRGNPVPNKDQAPILAPIKNRWAFLVGVNRYIDPNFRRLNFCVDDVLVLAEKLKALNYIVVCLHDRSERPNRFPTCNNVVAELIEFCKNVKPDDLLLVHFACHGKRVNDKPVLILNDTRLPILETTGLFLEEVQQHMGYNSKAKQHMGAKRLVLTLDACHMGVETGRDVDDPEFIRNAYELAEGFALIAASTAQQKAQEWHGKKHGVFTYYLLEALEGKADMGNKKFVTVDDVKTYVLDKLKRWSAENSGIIQEPTAYTEGLGAMILADYRTTPATPGST from the coding sequence TACGAATATCTCAGACCTTGGCGTTTTAGAGTACCCCAGGCAAATAATATCGCTAGCAGGGTAGACAATGTAATTGGTTTTTTAGTTAACGAAACTCACAGTAATAGCCAAAATGCCCTTGTCTTACTCTTGCGTTCGTTAAGCAATTTAATAGATAAAGACGATCAACGTCATCAACAACTGGCAGATTTAGCAGTCGAACTGAAAAATGCACTTGAAAGTACATCAACTAGGAGTCAACCTCAACCAACAAATCAACCAGAAAAGAATTTTAGAGGTAATCCAGTACCAAACAAAGACCAAGCACCAATACTTGCCCCGATAAAAAATCGCTGGGCATTTTTAGTAGGTGTCAACAGATATATCGACCCTAACTTTAGGCGCTTAAATTTCTGTGTAGATGATGTGCTGGTATTAGCAGAAAAACTCAAAGCACTAAACTACATAGTTGTTTGCTTACACGACAGATCTGAACGTCCTAACCGCTTCCCTACCTGCAACAATGTAGTAGCAGAGTTGATTGAATTTTGCAAAAATGTCAAACCAGATGACCTGTTATTAGTGCATTTCGCTTGTCATGGCAAACGTGTCAATGACAAGCCTGTATTAATTTTAAATGATACTCGTTTACCAATATTGGAAACAACTGGCCTGTTTCTAGAGGAAGTACAACAGCACATGGGTTACAACAGTAAAGCAAAACAGCACATGGGTGCAAAACGTTTAGTGCTGACGCTGGATGCTTGTCACATGGGAGTAGAAACTGGCAGAGACGTTGACGACCCAGAGTTTATTCGTAATGCTTATGAGTTAGCTGAAGGTTTTGCTTTAATTGCCGCTAGCACAGCCCAGCAAAAAGCGCAAGAGTGGCATGGCAAAAAGCATGGGGTATTTACTTACTACCTCCTAGAAGCACTCGAAGGTAAAGCGGATATGGGTAACAAAAAGTTTGTCACTGTGGATGATGTTAAGACTTATGTATTAGATAAACTCAAGCGTTGGAGTGCGGAAAATAGCGGCATTATTCAAGAACCAACTGCCTACACCGAGGGGTTAGGAGCCATGATACTAGCAGATTATCGCACTACTCCAGCTACTCCAGGATCAACATGA
- the murA gene encoding UDP-N-acetylglucosamine 1-carboxyvinyltransferase yields MNPSSSLPDAKLAPEADSSVLQIWGGHPLQGHVKISGAKNSALVIMAGALLCSGDCRIRNVPLLADVDRMGQVLSALGVRLTRQGDILDINAREITTSKAPYELVTQLRASFFAIGSILARLGVAQMPLPGGCAIGARPVDLHVRGLQAMGAEVQIEHGICNAYVPGSSKRLKGAKIYLDTPSVGATETLMMAATLADGETIIENAAREPEVADLANFCNAMGAKIQGAGSSTITIVGVPKLHSVDYSIIPDRIETGTFLVAGAITRSELTLSPVQPDHLIPVIAKLREIGVTIIEEAPDILRILPASTLRATDIETLPHPGFPTDMQAPFMALLTLAEGDSLINESVFENRLRHASELNRLGADIRVKGNTAFVRGVPLLSGAPVLGTDLRASAALVLAGLAAQGQTTIQGLHHLDRGYDRLDMKLQQLGARIQRVGAPAEAQLAPNTSASPSSIAK; encoded by the coding sequence ATTAATCCTTCTAGCAGCTTACCAGATGCCAAACTGGCTCCTGAAGCAGACTCCTCAGTCTTGCAAATATGGGGTGGGCATCCTTTGCAAGGTCATGTGAAAATCAGCGGGGCAAAAAATTCCGCACTGGTGATTATGGCTGGAGCCTTACTGTGTTCCGGAGATTGTCGCATCCGCAATGTTCCTTTATTAGCGGACGTAGACAGAATGGGTCAGGTTTTATCAGCTTTGGGTGTTCGCCTCACACGACAAGGCGACATTTTAGACATTAATGCCAGGGAAATTACCACATCCAAAGCTCCCTACGAACTAGTTACCCAACTGCGGGCAAGTTTTTTTGCCATTGGCTCAATTTTGGCACGGCTAGGTGTGGCACAAATGCCTTTACCAGGTGGTTGTGCAATTGGAGCCAGACCGGTTGATTTGCATGTCCGAGGATTGCAAGCGATGGGAGCGGAAGTGCAGATTGAACATGGCATCTGTAATGCCTATGTCCCAGGTAGTAGTAAAAGATTAAAAGGAGCCAAAATTTACCTGGATACTCCCAGTGTGGGAGCAACAGAAACGTTGATGATGGCTGCTACCCTAGCCGATGGCGAAACCATCATCGAAAATGCTGCACGCGAGCCAGAAGTAGCCGATCTGGCAAATTTCTGTAACGCTATGGGAGCCAAAATTCAAGGTGCAGGCTCTAGTACAATTACGATTGTTGGTGTTCCCAAGTTGCATTCTGTTGACTACAGCATTATTCCCGATCGCATTGAAACAGGAACATTTTTGGTAGCTGGAGCCATCACCCGTTCAGAACTTACCTTATCGCCAGTACAACCAGACCATTTAATCCCAGTGATTGCCAAGCTGCGGGAAATTGGAGTCACAATCATTGAGGAAGCGCCTGATATTTTACGCATTTTACCAGCGTCAACTCTCAGGGCAACAGATATCGAAACCTTACCGCATCCAGGCTTTCCCACAGATATGCAAGCGCCGTTCATGGCTTTGCTGACTTTAGCGGAAGGTGACAGCTTGATTAATGAATCTGTGTTTGAAAATCGCTTACGTCATGCTTCCGAGTTGAATCGCTTAGGAGCAGACATTCGCGTAAAAGGCAACACCGCCTTTGTCAGGGGAGTACCCTTATTATCTGGCGCACCAGTATTAGGTACAGACTTACGGGCATCAGCAGCCCTAGTTTTAGCAGGACTAGCAGCCCAAGGACAAACCACAATTCAGGGATTGCACCACCTTGATCGGGGTTACGATCGCCTCGATATGAAGTTGCAGCAATTAGGAGCTAGAATCCAGCGTGTGGGCGCACCAGCAGAAGCACAATTGGCTCCCAATACCAGTGCTTCTCCATCGTCGATTGCTAAATAA